One region of Deinococcus aerius genomic DNA includes:
- a CDS encoding NPCBM/NEW2 domain-containing protein, with protein MSSRKPSLHSSLRLGLTLALTLSLAACSSPQGEAPSVPDPVAAYPYEPGTDYSWTDAAQGGDPYPGNQGYPWRGLAVSAQDTPVVLNLTDQVWTSAANGYGPVEVDRSNNTRVAGDGKTLTIGGVTFPRGLGVHANSDVRYTLPSGCTTFTASIGLDDEVDDATTKRGTVVFQVWNGTATKLYDSGLVRGRDAAKDISVDISGVRDLRLVVTDGGDGIQYDHADWAATTVTCTAPAPSGEKFLADLTPSAAPTNGYGPYEKNMSNGQRAAGDGNPITIGGTAYPKGLGVHAASQLTYDLNGTCSTFTAEVGVDDEVGDRGSVVFQVSTDGTKVYDSGILTGRDPARSVSVDVAGKQRLTLTVTDAGDGINSDHADWAAAKVSCSVTQPTVSSVTVNPGSAVITVGGSRQFTADVQGSGAYNSDVTWTSSNPAVATVSSAGLVTAAAQGTATITATSKFDPSKSGSSQVTVNPASTLPAGGILINFQPASSATPPGYTRDTGAAFDTARGFGWIREDSVGTGTSVPLDITPNTRDRALVGVDARLNTLAHMQFPPSSPNSSAVKIPAAWEYALPNGVYTVTVGVGDAANLYDSAHQINIEGQLAISRFQPDATRKFAATTLRANVTDGRLTVDARGGSNTKIDYVTIQQGDRPSVRSTGPQDAQTMVPPTVSITADVNLPNSAIDLNTLTSSTVRLIDAGTNVAVPATLNTSGGGDVIVLKPNAPLNANTKYTFEVTDGVKDTSGVAFLPLRSSFVTGASGTPSPYSFEQVALPNVPAMPYTTVEMGPDGKLYAGTLTGEILRFGVMPDGTLTAPQTITSVQTANGGPRTIIGMKFDPLSTPDNLSLWISNNYFWDGSANAPDWSGKITRLSGPNLENVQDYVIGLPRSIRDHETNSIAFRPGELGALYVLQGSNSAMGAPDTAWGNRPERLLNGSLLRVDLTKITSPPLDVKTAEGGLYNPYALGAPVTIYASGIRNAYDMVWHTNGQLYVPTNGSAAGGNTPGTPNPLPDSCQTRPGGPYTGPAVPALNNVSVQHDYLFRVEKDGYYGHPNPLRCQWVLNGGNPTAGPDRGEVPEYPVGTQPDPNWKGFAYDFGEHASSNGVIEEYTTTGNSQLNGKLLVVRYSAGKDIIVLTPGAPNQDIVKAETQVTGLTDFNPSPLDLTENRSTGHLYVAQLDERTGSGKITLVRPK; from the coding sequence ATGTCTTCACGTAAGCCCAGCCTTCACTCCTCCCTGCGTCTGGGTCTGACCCTCGCGCTGACCCTGAGCCTGGCGGCCTGCTCCTCGCCCCAGGGTGAAGCGCCATCCGTGCCCGACCCGGTGGCCGCCTACCCCTACGAGCCGGGGACGGACTACTCGTGGACGGACGCGGCCCAGGGCGGGGACCCCTATCCGGGCAACCAGGGTTACCCGTGGCGCGGCCTGGCCGTGAGTGCCCAGGACACCCCGGTTGTCCTGAACCTGACTGACCAGGTATGGACGTCCGCCGCCAACGGCTACGGCCCGGTCGAGGTGGACCGCAGCAACAACACCCGGGTGGCCGGGGACGGGAAGACGCTGACCATCGGCGGCGTGACCTTCCCGCGGGGGCTGGGTGTACACGCCAACTCGGACGTGCGCTACACCCTGCCCAGTGGATGCACGACCTTCACCGCCAGCATCGGCCTCGACGACGAGGTGGATGACGCGACCACCAAGCGCGGCACCGTCGTCTTCCAGGTCTGGAACGGCACGGCCACGAAGCTTTACGACAGCGGCCTCGTGCGCGGCCGGGACGCGGCCAAGGACATCAGCGTGGACATCTCCGGGGTGCGCGACCTGCGCCTGGTAGTGACCGACGGGGGCGACGGGATTCAGTACGACCACGCGGACTGGGCCGCCACCACGGTCACCTGCACGGCGCCCGCGCCCTCGGGGGAGAAGTTCCTTGCCGACCTCACCCCCTCCGCGGCGCCCACCAACGGGTACGGCCCGTACGAGAAGAACATGAGCAACGGCCAGCGGGCGGCGGGGGACGGCAATCCCATCACCATCGGTGGCACAGCCTATCCCAAGGGCCTGGGCGTTCACGCGGCGTCCCAGCTCACCTACGACCTGAACGGCACCTGCTCGACCTTCACGGCCGAGGTGGGCGTGGACGACGAGGTGGGGGACCGCGGCAGCGTGGTGTTTCAGGTGTCCACCGACGGCACGAAGGTCTATGACAGCGGAATCCTGACCGGCCGCGACCCGGCCCGCTCGGTGAGTGTCGATGTGGCGGGCAAGCAGCGCCTGACCCTGACGGTGACGGACGCGGGTGACGGGATCAACTCGGACCACGCCGACTGGGCTGCCGCCAAGGTGAGCTGCTCGGTCACCCAGCCGACGGTCAGCAGCGTGACGGTCAACCCCGGCAGCGCGGTGATCACGGTGGGGGGAAGTCGGCAGTTCACGGCCGACGTGCAGGGCAGCGGGGCGTACAACTCGGACGTGACCTGGACGAGCAGCAACCCGGCGGTCGCCACCGTCAGCAGTGCCGGGCTGGTCACCGCCGCCGCCCAGGGCACGGCGACCATCACCGCCACCTCGAAGTTCGACCCGAGCAAGTCGGGCAGTTCGCAGGTGACGGTCAACCCGGCCTCCACCCTGCCCGCGGGCGGCATCCTGATCAACTTCCAGCCTGCCAGCTCGGCCACGCCCCCCGGCTACACGAGGGACACGGGCGCGGCCTTCGACACGGCGCGCGGCTTCGGCTGGATCAGGGAAGACAGCGTGGGCACGGGCACGAGCGTGCCGCTCGACATCACGCCGAACACGCGGGACCGCGCGCTTGTGGGCGTGGACGCGCGGCTGAACACCCTGGCGCACATGCAGTTCCCGCCCAGCAGCCCCAACTCCAGCGCCGTCAAGATTCCCGCCGCCTGGGAATACGCGCTGCCCAACGGCGTGTACACCGTGACCGTGGGCGTGGGGGACGCCGCCAACCTCTACGACAGCGCCCACCAGATCAACATCGAGGGGCAGCTCGCCATCTCCCGCTTCCAGCCCGACGCGACGAGGAAGTTCGCGGCGACCACCCTACGCGCCAACGTCACCGACGGCCGCCTCACGGTGGATGCGCGCGGCGGCTCGAACACCAAGATCGACTACGTGACCATCCAGCAGGGTGACCGGCCCAGCGTGCGTTCGACGGGCCCGCAGGACGCCCAGACGATGGTGCCCCCCACCGTGTCGATCACGGCGGACGTGAACCTGCCCAACAGCGCCATCGACCTGAATACCCTCACGTCCTCGACGGTGCGGCTGATCGACGCGGGCACGAACGTCGCGGTGCCCGCCACGCTGAACACCTCGGGCGGCGGGGACGTGATCGTGCTCAAACCCAACGCGCCCCTGAACGCCAACACCAAGTACACCTTCGAGGTCACCGACGGCGTCAAGGACACGAGCGGGGTGGCCTTCCTGCCGCTGCGCTCCAGCTTCGTGACGGGCGCGAGCGGCACGCCCAGCCCGTACAGCTTCGAGCAGGTCGCGCTGCCGAACGTCCCGGCCATGCCGTACACCACCGTGGAGATGGGGCCGGACGGCAAGCTGTACGCGGGCACGCTGACCGGGGAAATTCTGCGCTTCGGCGTGATGCCCGACGGCACGCTCACCGCGCCGCAGACGATCACGTCCGTCCAGACCGCCAACGGCGGGCCGCGCACCATCATCGGCATGAAGTTCGACCCGCTCTCCACGCCCGACAATCTGAGCCTGTGGATCAGCAACAACTACTTCTGGGACGGCAGCGCCAACGCGCCCGACTGGAGCGGCAAGATCACCCGCCTGAGCGGCCCCAACCTGGAGAACGTGCAGGACTACGTGATCGGGCTGCCCCGCTCGATCCGCGACCACGAGACGAACTCGATCGCCTTCCGCCCCGGCGAGCTCGGCGCGCTGTATGTGCTGCAGGGCAGCAACTCCGCGATGGGCGCGCCCGACACCGCCTGGGGCAACCGCCCCGAACGGCTGCTGAACGGCTCGCTGCTGCGGGTGGACCTCACCAAGATCACCTCGCCGCCGCTGGACGTGAAGACCGCCGAGGGCGGCCTGTACAACCCCTACGCGCTCGGCGCGCCCGTCACGATCTACGCGAGCGGCATCCGCAACGCCTACGACATGGTGTGGCACACCAACGGGCAACTGTACGTGCCCACCAACGGCTCGGCGGCGGGCGGCAACACGCCCGGCACCCCCAACCCGCTGCCGGATTCCTGCCAGACCCGCCCTGGCGGCCCCTACACCGGCCCGGCCGTCCCGGCACTGAACAACGTGTCCGTGCAGCACGACTACCTGTTCCGGGTGGAGAAGGACGGCTACTACGGCCACCCCAACCCGCTGCGCTGCCAGTGGGTGCTGAACGGCGGCAACCCGACGGCGGGGCCTGATCGGGGCGAGGTTCCCGAGTACCCGGTGGGCACCCAGCCCGACCCCAACTGGAAGGGCTTCGCCTACGACTTCGGCGAACACGCCTCGTCCAACGGCGTGATCGAGGAGTACACGACCACCGGGAACTCGCAGCTCAACGGCAAGCTGCTCGTGGTGCGCTACAGCGCGGGCAAGGACATCATCGTGCTGACCCCCGGCGCCCCCAACCAGGACATCGTGAAGGCCGAAACCCAGGTTACGGGCCTCACCGACTTCAACCCCAGCCCCCTGGACCTCACCGAGAACCGCTCGACCGGCCACCTCTACGTCGCGCAGCTCGACGAGCGCACCGGCAGCGGCAAGATCACCCTGGTACGCCCGAAGTAA
- a CDS encoding WD40 repeat domain-containing protein yields MIPLQNSRLLALACALILQMGPGAPSPLAAATPVPASTPSPRVLQVGSLYAGPLAFAPGGALLATGNGQGQLRLWRLPAGAVERTLTQPGTVNAVAWSPDGRLLAAAGTDGRVRLWDAATGALQRTLVLNTYYVTSVAFSPDGTLLATGSGDNSALSGPANTVRLWDVATGRFLAALRGHTDVVTAVAFSPDGTLLASASRDKTARLWSVAARRETRTLRGHTDYVSALAFSPDGTRLATASWDATLRLWSVSDGRDLGTLRGHAAPVEAVAFAPDGRTLASGGEDRQVWLWDVSTGRHTRTLGAHAGVVSALAFSPDGALLASSGGRDHTVRLWTWR; encoded by the coding sequence ATGATTCCACTCCAAAATTCCAGGCTGCTGGCCCTCGCCTGCGCGCTCATCCTCCAGATGGGCCCGGGCGCACCCTCCCCGCTGGCCGCCGCCACACCCGTCCCGGCGAGCACCCCGTCCCCCCGCGTCCTCCAGGTGGGCAGCCTGTACGCGGGGCCGCTGGCCTTCGCGCCCGGCGGCGCGCTGCTCGCCACCGGGAACGGTCAGGGCCAGCTCCGGCTGTGGCGTCTGCCCGCCGGGGCGGTCGAGCGCACCCTCACGCAGCCCGGAACCGTGAACGCCGTCGCCTGGAGCCCCGACGGCCGCCTGCTCGCCGCGGCGGGCACCGACGGCCGGGTGCGGCTGTGGGACGCGGCGACCGGCGCGCTGCAGCGCACGCTCGTGCTGAACACCTACTACGTCACGTCCGTCGCCTTCAGCCCGGACGGCACCCTGCTGGCGACCGGGAGCGGGGACAACTCCGCCCTTTCGGGTCCGGCCAACACCGTCCGGCTGTGGGACGTGGCGACTGGCCGCTTCCTCGCCGCGCTGCGGGGGCACACCGACGTGGTCACGGCGGTCGCCTTCAGCCCGGACGGCACCCTGCTGGCGAGCGCGAGCCGCGACAAGACGGCCCGGCTGTGGAGCGTCGCGGCCCGGCGCGAGACGCGCACGCTGCGGGGCCACACCGACTACGTGAGCGCCCTGGCCTTCAGCCCCGACGGCACCCGCCTCGCCACCGCGAGCTGGGACGCCACCCTGCGGCTGTGGTCCGTATCCGATGGCCGCGACCTGGGCACCCTGCGCGGCCACGCGGCCCCTGTCGAGGCGGTGGCCTTTGCCCCCGATGGCCGCACGCTCGCCTCGGGCGGCGAGGACCGGCAGGTCTGGCTGTGGGACGTGTCCACCGGGCGCCACACCCGGACGCTGGGCGCACACGCGGGCGTGGTGAGCGCCCTGGCCTTCAGCCCCGACGGCGCCCTCCTGGCGTCGAGCGGGGGCCGCGACCACACCGTGCGCCTGTGGACCTGGCGCTGA
- a CDS encoding MFS transporter: MLTLLTLPNFRRLWLGEVVSLIGDRALLLALPYFLYRETGSTLATALLALSYYLPGLLFGSFAGVLADRWDRKRVLVITHLIQGALVTLLLLAPQPGLVWVAYAVTFAELTVSTLSTPVAGALLPSLVPEENLMRANAALSLGTTGARLLGPVVGGALIATFGIPGVVLFDAASFVLAALCFLRLRVPARVPADAPVGATALLNTWRDLGREWREGLRVIRRSPVILALLAVLSITSLGGTLIDPFYTPFLVSVLHADARTIGLLGTLGGLGALLGSAASAWLGDRVPPRLLIAFGTLLVGVLMLRMYSGASLPPLFALVPLLGVPMVVSNVALSTMIQTVTPDAYRGRVYGALGTTNALVGVLATAAAGLVGPRVGTVPMLVLAAGITLLGGVVALVFLPARAPGAEQGSSVG; the protein is encoded by the coding sequence ATGTTGACCCTGCTGACCCTTCCCAACTTCCGCCGACTCTGGCTCGGCGAGGTCGTCTCCCTGATCGGTGACCGGGCGCTGCTGCTCGCGCTGCCGTATTTCCTGTACCGGGAGACCGGGTCCACCCTCGCCACGGCCCTGCTCGCCCTGTCCTACTATCTGCCGGGCCTGCTGTTCGGCTCCTTCGCGGGCGTACTCGCCGACCGCTGGGACCGCAAGCGCGTGCTGGTCATCACGCACCTGATCCAGGGGGCCCTGGTGACGCTGCTGCTGCTCGCCCCGCAGCCCGGCCTGGTGTGGGTGGCCTACGCGGTGACCTTCGCGGAACTCACCGTCAGCACGCTGTCCACCCCCGTCGCGGGCGCCCTGCTCCCCTCCCTGGTCCCCGAGGAGAACCTGATGCGGGCGAACGCCGCGCTCTCCCTGGGCACAACGGGCGCCCGCCTGCTGGGTCCGGTGGTCGGCGGCGCGCTGATCGCCACCTTCGGCATTCCCGGGGTCGTGCTCTTCGACGCCGCGTCGTTCGTCCTCGCGGCGCTGTGCTTCCTTCGCCTCCGGGTGCCCGCGCGAGTCCCGGCGGATGCCCCCGTCGGGGCCACGGCGCTCCTGAACACCTGGCGTGACCTGGGCCGGGAGTGGCGTGAGGGCCTGAGGGTCATCCGGCGCAGCCCGGTCATCCTGGCCCTGCTGGCGGTCCTGAGCATCACGAGTCTCGGCGGCACGCTGATCGACCCGTTCTACACGCCGTTCCTGGTGTCGGTGCTGCACGCCGACGCGCGGACGATAGGGCTGCTGGGCACCCTGGGCGGCCTCGGTGCCCTCCTGGGGAGTGCCGCGTCCGCGTGGCTGGGCGACCGGGTTCCCCCACGCCTCCTGATCGCGTTCGGCACGCTCCTCGTCGGGGTTCTGATGCTGCGGATGTACAGCGGGGCGTCCCTGCCACCCCTGTTCGCCCTGGTGCCCCTCCTGGGGGTGCCGATGGTGGTGTCGAACGTCGCCCTATCCACCATGATCCAGACGGTAACGCCCGACGCTTACCGGGGCCGGGTGTACGGCGCCCTGGGGACGACCAATGCCCTCGTCGGGGTCCTTGCCACCGCTGCGGCCGGCCTGGTCGGGCCGCGGGTGGGCACCGTGCCCATGCTCGTCCTCGCCGCCGGCATCACGCTGCTTGGGGGCGTCGTGGCGCTCGTGTTCCTGCCCGCCCGGGCGCCAGGGGCCGAGCAGGGTTCATCCGTGGGCTGA
- a CDS encoding glycosyltransferase: MQRKLRVLFIFEGLYGRGAERVSLSLVSQLDREQFEPRIWILRSHDELPGEVPADVQPCVALGPGQRIRHRPWGAARDLLREAARADVIVATVELLPTYLAYVAGLLTGRPVVGWVRNSLDRVFRELHQPALHRWLGRLIYPRLPRLVFVSHGLKNTLSRMFPLREERLSVIHNPLDLGRVRALAAEPLPEWAAFMTRRPTVLGVGRLTTQKGFDLLIEAHAALRARGLEHDLLILGEGEQEQLQDLARRLGVEGSVHLPGYTANPYPFMRYAAVFALSSRYEGFANVITEAMACGAPVVAADCPSGPAEILEGGRHGLLVPVDDGAALAQALGQVLEDGGLRERLREAGLRRAQDFAPERVVPAWEAVLRGAARQPGRGGRRTGRGRVRI; the protein is encoded by the coding sequence GTGCAACGAAAACTCAGGGTGCTGTTCATCTTCGAGGGCCTGTACGGACGAGGTGCCGAGCGCGTCTCCCTGAGCCTGGTTTCCCAACTGGACCGCGAGCAGTTCGAGCCCCGCATCTGGATTCTGCGCTCGCACGACGAACTGCCCGGCGAGGTGCCCGCTGACGTTCAGCCCTGCGTGGCGCTGGGGCCAGGCCAGCGCATCCGGCACCGGCCGTGGGGCGCCGCGCGTGACCTGCTCCGGGAGGCTGCACGGGCCGACGTGATCGTGGCGACGGTCGAGCTGCTGCCCACGTACCTCGCGTATGTGGCGGGCCTGCTCACAGGGAGGCCGGTGGTGGGCTGGGTGCGCAACTCCCTGGACCGCGTCTTCCGTGAGCTGCATCAGCCCGCCCTGCACCGGTGGCTGGGCCGCCTGATCTACCCGCGCCTGCCCCGCCTGGTCTTCGTGTCCCACGGCCTCAAGAACACGCTGTCCCGGATGTTCCCCCTGCGGGAGGAGCGCCTGAGCGTCATCCACAACCCGCTGGACCTCGGGCGGGTGCGGGCGCTCGCCGCGGAGCCGCTGCCCGAGTGGGCGGCATTCATGACCCGGCGCCCGACGGTGCTGGGGGTCGGGCGGCTCACCACGCAAAAGGGCTTCGACCTGCTGATCGAGGCCCACGCCGCCCTGCGCGCCCGCGGCCTGGAGCACGACCTGCTCATCCTGGGCGAGGGTGAGCAGGAGCAGCTCCAGGACCTGGCGCGCCGGCTGGGGGTCGAGGGGAGCGTTCACCTGCCCGGCTACACCGCCAACCCCTACCCGTTCATGCGCTACGCGGCGGTCTTCGCCCTCTCCTCACGCTACGAGGGCTTCGCGAACGTGATCACCGAGGCGATGGCCTGCGGCGCCCCGGTGGTGGCGGCCGACTGCCCCTCGGGCCCCGCCGAGATCCTGGAGGGCGGGCGCCACGGCCTGCTTGTCCCGGTGGATGACGGCGCCGCCCTCGCCCAGGCCCTGGGCCAGGTGCTGGAGGACGGCGGGCTGCGGGAGCGGCTGCGCGAGGCGGGCCTGCGCCGCGCGCAGGATTTTGCCCCGGAACGCGTTGTCCCCGCCTGGGAGGCGGTGCTGCGCGGCGCGGCGCGGCAGCCGGGCCGGGGTGGGCGGCGAACGGGGCGGGGCCGGGTGCGGATATGA
- a CDS encoding exopolysaccharide biosynthesis polyprenyl glycosylphosphotransferase, with protein MQVSSDRLQYFNATRDAARLFRNRQLLNALVLALGDVLALSLALAGVAWWQHAELSTMPVSAGVWFVLVTWLGGAFFLQLLPSWGLGAPTEIKRLTELTLLVFASAVVALYFAQDEPGPGRVALVLGVLLAWPLVLLLRYGAKRLLLGAGLWGVPTVVYGGAETGQLLIAALQENTGYGYQPVGVFDDDPELRGTQIRGVPVLGSASGTLPQAPIAVLAMPGIGRERTLELLEGPLSGYRSVVLIPDLFEMESLWVKASDFGGVLGLEVSRNLLDPVARTVKRAFDLTAVLLSAPFWVPLCGLVALAIWLEDRQNPLFVQPRVGYGGRLFGTYKFRTMVPNAEAVLQRRLAEDPALRAEWEANFKLRKDPRITRVGAVLRKTSLDEFPQLLNVLLGQMSLVGPRPLPPYHQEQLSGQVQRLRERVHPGMTGLWQVSGRSEAGNLGMERWDPYYVRNWSLWLDMVILLRTLRVVLRGSGAY; from the coding sequence ATGCAAGTCTCAAGTGACCGCCTCCAGTACTTCAACGCCACCCGCGACGCGGCGCGGCTTTTTCGCAACCGGCAACTGCTCAACGCGCTCGTGCTGGCGCTGGGGGATGTCCTGGCGTTGAGCCTGGCCCTCGCCGGCGTGGCGTGGTGGCAGCATGCCGAACTGAGCACCATGCCGGTGAGCGCCGGGGTCTGGTTCGTGCTGGTGACCTGGCTGGGCGGCGCCTTTTTCCTGCAACTCCTCCCGAGTTGGGGGCTGGGGGCCCCCACCGAGATCAAGCGCCTCACCGAACTCACGCTGCTGGTGTTCGCCAGTGCGGTCGTCGCGCTGTACTTCGCCCAGGACGAGCCCGGGCCGGGGCGGGTGGCGCTTGTGCTGGGCGTGCTGCTCGCGTGGCCGCTGGTGCTGCTCCTGCGGTACGGCGCCAAGCGGCTGCTGCTGGGGGCGGGCCTCTGGGGCGTGCCCACCGTGGTGTATGGCGGCGCGGAAACGGGCCAGCTCCTGATCGCCGCTCTTCAGGAGAACACCGGCTACGGCTACCAGCCCGTCGGCGTGTTCGACGACGATCCCGAGCTGCGCGGCACCCAGATCCGCGGGGTGCCGGTGCTGGGCTCGGCCTCGGGCACCCTGCCGCAGGCGCCCATCGCCGTGCTGGCGATGCCGGGCATCGGCCGGGAGCGCACCCTGGAGCTGCTGGAGGGCCCCCTCTCGGGCTACCGCAGCGTGGTCCTGATCCCCGACCTGTTCGAGATGGAGTCGCTGTGGGTCAAGGCGAGCGACTTCGGCGGCGTGCTGGGCCTGGAGGTCAGCCGCAACCTGCTCGACCCGGTGGCGCGCACCGTCAAGCGGGCCTTTGACCTCACGGCCGTGCTGCTCAGCGCCCCCTTCTGGGTGCCGCTGTGCGGGCTGGTCGCGCTGGCGATCTGGCTGGAGGACCGCCAGAACCCGCTCTTCGTGCAGCCGCGGGTGGGCTACGGCGGGCGGCTGTTCGGCACCTACAAGTTCCGAACCATGGTCCCGAACGCCGAGGCGGTGTTGCAGCGGCGCCTGGCCGAGGACCCCGCCCTGCGCGCCGAGTGGGAGGCGAACTTCAAGCTGAGGAAAGACCCCCGCATTACCCGGGTGGGGGCCGTGCTGCGCAAGACCAGCCTTGACGAGTTCCCGCAGCTCCTGAATGTCCTGCTGGGCCAGATGTCGCTCGTCGGGCCGCGTCCGCTCCCCCCCTACCACCAGGAGCAGCTTTCGGGGCAGGTGCAGCGGCTGCGCGAGCGGGTGCATCCCGGCATGACCGGGCTGTGGCAGGTGTCGGGCCGCTCCGAAGCGGGCAACCTGGGCATGGAGCGCTGGGACCCCTACTACGTCCGCAACTGGTCGCTGTGGCTGGACATGGTGATCCTGCTGCGAACCCTGCGCGTGGTGCTGCGCGGCAGCGGGGCGTACTAG
- a CDS encoding NPCBM/NEW2 domain-containing protein: MKSPRTPVAPPRRAGRALVIATLLVGCAQPAAAPSSGAEFVYDGLDHSWSSDGSALQPLTINPGDNNLSYETWTSATSGWGPIERNRSNGERNGDDGGPLSIGGVRFDRGFGAHANSAMTFALAGQCREFTASVGLDDEVGQRGSVVFQVYGDGTKLYDSGVMRGTDGARALGVDVSGKDELRLVVTDAGDGISHDHADWGSPMLRTCTPGANPPPQGQVLDLTPAEQIFSGVVNSTGAPQAVTLRNRGSAPLRINSVELTGKNAADFRLVNPPAWPLTLPPGASAEVATSFTPNEVGALQAALRVTSDALGKPAQTVGLYGLSARGEQGNLEPPLAQIVQTLGYDIDVGGKNLILGTGPGPIGDEVLAPLFTKAGPGPVTLRPVARYSPDDPLPFGYYTPGSGSPALHPVAEIARGGEQRLNPPVSPGGRETFDPGSATFGLYVGATSYAPQNSYTQDELNTARVEHAARIYPLNNRAGQPLENSYLVAFEPAVNGDYQDYVFVVSNVKPAARAETGLRWTPRADALKAVSEAQGAAVNGRLYVFGGFDSALRATTRSQSYDPAADRWADVTAMPEPVTHGAVAVDGTTVYIAGGFVGNHPGPQTDRVWKYNAATDAWSAGVPLPAARGGGALVRLGRELHFFGGVERNLSNTSIYLRDSADHWVLNLDGGSAWRSAAPMPNPRNHTAGVALGGQIYAIGGQHLGDEQAGNQASVDRYDPSTDTWTPRANLPLPLGHINASTLVWNGRIVVVAGVTQKSLEVANVSEYNPATDTWTALTPLPAARQSPVADVIGGELIVTGGSLPSGAKATTWVGTR; this comes from the coding sequence ATGAAGAGCCCCCGGACTCCCGTTGCCCCCCCGCGCCGCGCCGGAAGAGCCCTTGTCATCGCCACCCTGCTCGTGGGCTGTGCCCAGCCCGCCGCCGCCCCGTCTTCGGGAGCGGAGTTCGTCTACGACGGGCTGGACCACAGTTGGAGCAGTGACGGGTCGGCCCTGCAACCTCTGACCATCAACCCGGGGGACAACAACCTCAGTTACGAGACCTGGACCTCCGCCACGAGCGGCTGGGGACCCATCGAGCGCAACCGCAGCAACGGCGAGCGCAACGGGGACGACGGCGGCCCCCTGAGCATCGGCGGGGTGCGCTTCGACCGGGGCTTCGGGGCCCACGCCAACTCGGCCATGACCTTTGCGCTGGCGGGCCAGTGCCGGGAGTTCACGGCCAGCGTGGGGCTGGACGACGAGGTGGGGCAGCGGGGCAGCGTGGTGTTCCAGGTGTACGGGGACGGCACCAAGCTGTATGACAGCGGCGTGATGCGCGGCACCGACGGGGCCAGGGCGCTGGGCGTGGACGTGAGCGGCAAGGACGAGCTGCGGCTGGTCGTAACGGACGCGGGCGACGGCATCTCCCACGACCACGCCGACTGGGGAAGCCCCATGCTGCGCACCTGCACCCCGGGGGCGAACCCGCCGCCGCAGGGTCAGGTCCTGGACCTCACCCCCGCCGAGCAGATCTTCAGCGGCGTCGTGAACAGCACGGGCGCGCCCCAGGCCGTGACCCTGCGCAACCGGGGCAGCGCCCCCCTGCGCATCAACAGCGTGGAGCTGACGGGGAAAAACGCCGCGGACTTCCGCCTGGTCAACCCGCCCGCCTGGCCGCTCACCCTGCCCCCAGGCGCGAGCGCCGAGGTGGCGACGAGCTTCACCCCCAATGAGGTGGGTGCGCTCCAGGCCGCGCTGCGCGTGACGAGTGACGCCTTGGGGAAGCCAGCCCAGACTGTGGGCCTGTACGGCCTGAGCGCCCGCGGCGAGCAGGGCAACCTGGAGCCGCCCCTCGCGCAGATCGTGCAGACGCTGGGGTACGACATCGACGTGGGGGGCAAGAACCTCATCCTGGGCACGGGGCCCGGCCCCATTGGCGACGAGGTGCTCGCCCCCCTCTTTACCAAGGCGGGACCGGGGCCGGTCACCCTGCGTCCCGTCGCCCGCTACTCGCCCGATGACCCCCTGCCCTTCGGGTACTACACGCCGGGGAGCGGGAGCCCCGCGCTGCACCCGGTCGCCGAGATCGCGCGGGGCGGGGAGCAGCGGCTCAACCCGCCGGTCAGCCCTGGCGGGCGGGAAACCTTCGACCCGGGCAGCGCCACCTTCGGCCTGTACGTGGGGGCCACGAGCTACGCCCCACAGAACAGCTACACCCAGGACGAACTCAACACGGCGCGGGTCGAACACGCCGCGCGGATCTACCCCCTGAACAACCGCGCGGGCCAGCCCCTGGAAAACAGCTACCTGGTCGCCTTCGAGCCCGCCGTCAACGGGGACTACCAGGACTACGTCTTTGTGGTGAGTAACGTGAAGCCCGCCGCCCGGGCCGAGACGGGGCTGAGGTGGACGCCGCGCGCCGACGCCCTCAAGGCCGTGAGCGAGGCGCAGGGGGCGGCGGTGAACGGGCGGCTGTACGTGTTCGGCGGCTTTGACAGCGCCCTGCGGGCCACCACCCGGTCCCAGAGCTACGATCCCGCGGCGGACCGCTGGGCCGATGTTACCGCCATGCCCGAACCCGTCACCCACGGGGCGGTGGCGGTGGACGGCACGACCGTGTACATCGCGGGCGGGTTCGTGGGCAACCATCCCGGGCCGCAGACCGACCGTGTCTGGAAGTACAACGCGGCGACTGACGCCTGGAGCGCCGGAGTGCCGCTGCCCGCGGCGAGGGGCGGGGGGGCCCTGGTGCGTCTGGGCCGCGAGCTTCACTTCTTCGGCGGGGTTGAGCGCAACCTCAGCAACACCAGCATCTACCTGCGGGACTCGGCGGACCACTGGGTGCTCAACCTGGATGGGGGGAGTGCCTGGAGGAGTGCCGCGCCCATGCCCAACCCGCGCAACCACACCGCTGGGGTGGCGCTCGGGGGGCAGATCTATGCCATCGGCGGTCAGCACCTCGGGGACGAGCAGGCGGGCAACCAGGCCTCCGTCGACCGCTATGATCCGTCGACCGACACCTGGACCCCCCGCGCGAACCTGCCGCTCCCGCTCGGCCATATCAATGCCTCGACCTTGGTGTGGAATGGCCGGATCGTGGTGGTGGCTGGGGTGACGCAAAAGTCCCTGGAGGTCGCCAACGTTTCCGAGTACAACCCGGCGACCGACACCTGGACGGCCCTCACGCCCCTGCCCGCCGCGCGGCAGTCCCCGGTCGCCGACGTGATCGGGGGCGAGCTGATCGTCACGGGCGGCTCCCTCCCCAGCGGTGCCAAGGCGACAACCTGGGTCGGCACCCGCTGA